In a genomic window of Chryseobacterium sp. G0162:
- a CDS encoding serine hydrolase domain-containing protein, whose translation MKYFIPILFLSLVGCKSVQQVSKQNVENAITKNALQLLEDKRFHSVSVAVLKNGESTIKHFGELTIGKGNKPDDSTLYELASVTKTFTGYIAAKAVLDKKINMDDDIRIYLNEPYPNLEFKGEPIRIKHLITHTSGFPNFPIKSENKEAFFEGLKLIKIETKPGEVYYYSNTAPEVTAYILEKVYQKPFEELVTEFVLKPNKMNQTKFTLNENDKTRLVKGYNDKNELMPNFKRTLWGGISGLHSTAPDLVKYMKLQLDQSNLIVNESHKKLYKEGSDFWEGYHWYIIENGNKLIYRHHGGIYGMQNWFVIYPKQNIGISILTNTSFNETGEILEKVVDNLYDDLQVN comes from the coding sequence ATGAAATATTTTATCCCTATTTTATTTTTATCCCTAGTCGGGTGTAAAAGTGTCCAGCAAGTCAGTAAACAGAATGTTGAAAATGCAATAACAAAAAATGCTCTTCAGCTATTAGAGGACAAAAGATTTCATTCTGTTTCCGTTGCAGTGCTTAAAAATGGCGAATCCACCATAAAGCATTTTGGAGAATTAACGATTGGAAAAGGAAATAAACCCGACGATTCTACACTTTATGAGTTAGCTTCTGTAACTAAAACCTTTACAGGTTATATAGCCGCTAAAGCTGTGCTTGATAAAAAAATAAATATGGATGATGATATTAGAATCTATCTTAACGAACCTTATCCCAATTTAGAATTCAAAGGGGAACCTATAAGAATTAAGCATCTTATCACGCATACAAGTGGATTTCCTAATTTTCCAATAAAAAGCGAAAATAAAGAGGCCTTTTTTGAAGGATTAAAGCTTATCAAAATTGAAACGAAACCTGGAGAAGTATATTATTATTCAAACACAGCTCCTGAGGTGACAGCGTATATACTTGAAAAAGTGTATCAAAAACCTTTTGAGGAATTGGTCACTGAATTTGTTTTGAAACCCAATAAAATGAACCAAACCAAGTTTACACTCAATGAAAATGATAAGACAAGATTGGTAAAAGGCTATAACGATAAAAACGAATTAATGCCTAACTTCAAAAGAACTTTATGGGGTGGAATTTCAGGATTGCACTCTACGGCTCCGGATTTAGTGAAATATATGAAATTACAACTTGACCAATCCAATCTTATTGTCAATGAATCTCATAAAAAATTATATAAAGAAGGTTCTGATTTTTGGGAGGGTTATCATTGGTACATCATAGAAAATGGGAATAAATTAATCTATAGACATCATGGAGGCATATACGGAATGCAGAATTGGTTTGTGATTTATCCTAAACAAAATATAGGAATATCCATATTGACCAATACCAGCTTTAATGAAACGGGAGAAATTCTAGAAAAAGTAGTTGATAATTTGTATGATGACTTACAGGTAAACTAA